DNA sequence from the Cohnella herbarum genome:
GAAGAGGCATACGGAGCGCGGCTTCTACTTGCTTAAAGACGAGCCGAACATCCCTTTGCTGGCAGCGCATTGCGCCTATCAGCATCATGAGAGGTTAAACGGTTCCGGATACCCGAGAGGAATTAAGGGGGATGAAATCCACGAATATGCCAAATGGATCGGCATCGTGGACTCCTACGACGCTATGACGAGCCATAGACTGTACAGGGATGCCATGCTTCCGCATCAAGCGGTAGAAGCTTTATATTCGGGCAGCGATATTCTCTACGATACGTCAATGCTGCAACTGTTCCGGGATAAAGTCGCCATCTATCCGATCGGTCTGACGGTCAAACTGAACACGGGACAAATCGCGATCGTCAGCGATATCAACTCGACGTGCGCCCATCGCCCCGTTATTCGAATAATTACCGACGAAGACGGCGTGGAGTTGAACGCGCCTTTCGATATGGATTTGTCGAAAAATCTAAACGTACTCATATCGAAGATCGAGTTGGGCATGGGTGAATCCGATTCGTTACCTGCATAATCGCGATATAGGCTGCCCCGCTAGCAGAAGGAAAACTGCAGCGGGAGCAGCTTGTTTTGTTCACGAACGGTAAAAAGTTTGTTTTTATCGCCTCCGAACAGTACAATAAAAGGTATGAAACAAACGACAGGAGCATGAAATATGCAAGCAATTTCCCAACCGGCAGCAGCGGCTCCGTTCGCGCCGCCAGCGGGCTGGAGAGCATTAACCCCCGCTTATGATCCGTGGGATCCGATTCGTTCGTTGCAGCGGTTCGGGCGTCACGAGTTAACGAGCGTGGAATTTACCGTAACCCATCTGTGCAACATGAGATGCGAGCATTGCGCCGTCGGAGACAGCCTCACGATGACGGAAGCGCCGCGAGTGCCAATGGATCTCGTATTCAGAAGATTAGATGAAGTGGAGCGCCTCGAGACGATCAGCATGACCGGGGGAGAGCCGACTTTCAGCATGGATACGGTACGGAACGTGTTGATTCCTTTGCTCAAGTATGCGAGAGCGCGCGGAATAAGGACGCAATTGAACTCGAACGTAACGATGGATTACGAAAGATATGAGCTTATCGCTCCTTTTTTGGATGTCATGCACATATCTTTTAACTATACCGAAGCGGAAGATTTCCATCAGGTCGGCTTTGCCCGAACGGGACGGAACGTCCGGCTTGAAACGACTTCCAAGATGTACGATCGCATGATCGATAACGCGCGGAAGCTCTCGCAGGGCGGATTGCTCGTATCCGCGGAATCTATGATCAATTACCGCACTTATAACAAAATAACGGATATTCATCGGATGATCGTCGAGATGGGATGTCAGCGCCATGAAGTCCATCCGATGTATCCGAGCTCCTTCGCTTCCGGTCTTCCCGCCATCACCCGGGAGCAAATGTTCGAAGCCGTGGAGACGCTGCTCGATAACCGGAATCCGGACGTGTGGATGCTGTTCGGAACGTTGCCTTTCTTCGCTTGCAGCGAGAACGACGAGGAACGGCGATTGGTCGGAAGATTACGGGAGGAATCGAACGTTACGGTCCGGAACGATCCGGACGGACGGAATCGAGTAAACGTAAATCTGTTCAGCGGCGACGTCTACGTAACGGATTTCGCGGCGGTACCGGCTTTCGGCAACATCCGTAACGAGAAGCTTGACGAGGTGTTCGCCAACTGGCGCGAGCATCCGATGCAGCAAGCGGTAAATTGTCATTGTCCGGTCGCGAATTGCTGTGGTCCTAATCTACTTGTATCGGATATGTACTATCGCGATGCCGATTTTACTAAGAGGCAAGCAATCCCCTAAGACATCGACGTAAAGTCAGAATGTCATAATCGGGGCAGACGAGGAGGAGCACGATTTACTTGGAACTACAATGGGGTTTAATATTCTGGAACGTTGTTCTGGTATTGTTCTTAGTGTTTCTTAACGGATTTTTCGTAGCTTCCGAATTCGCATTGGTTAAAGTACGTCAGACGCGGCTTACCCAGTTAAGCAACGAAGGGAACGTGCGCGCCAAATACGCGCTTAAGGTCAATAAGAGGCTTGACGCCTATTTGTCGGCGACCCAACTCGGCATTACGTTGGCTTCGCTAGGTCTCGGCTGGGTGGGAGAGCCTGCGATCGCCGATTTGATCATCGCTCCCCTTCTGCACGAGTTCGGAGTGACCGACGAAACGATTATTCATACCGTCGCGTTCACGGTCGCCTTCTGCGTTATCACCTTCTTGCATATCGTGCTCGGGGAATTGGCACCGAAATCGCTCGCCATTCAGCGTTCAGTTGGCGTATCGCTATGGCTCTCTTTCCCGCTTCTTATGTTCTACCGGCTGTTCCTCCCCGTCATCTGGTTTCTGAACGGGACGGCCAATCGCTTGCTTAAGCTGGTCGGCGTGGAACCCGCGAGCGAGCACGAAGCGGCGCATACGGAAGAAGAAATCCGTATTCTAATGGATCAAAGCGCGAAGAGCGGCATCATCGATAAGGACGAAATGACGTTATTCGATAACGTCTTCGAATTCGCGGATCGCGTCGCCCGCGAGATTATGTTGCCGAGAACGGACATGGATTGCTTATTCACGAACATATCGTATGCGGACAACTTAAAACAAGTTTACCTGACGAAGCATACGCGCTATCCGGTCGGACTCGAAGATAAGGATCAAATTCTCGGTTTCGTACATATTACGGATTTGTTGACCGCGGACCCGGACGAGGAACACGATCTGAAGGACTTCCTCAGACCGATTCTGAGCGTGCCCGAGTCGATGGAAGTCAGCAAAATCTTGAAGCTCATGCAACGCAAAAAGTCCCAAGTCGCGATCGTCATCGACGAATACGGCGGTACGGCCGGCATGCTCACTGCCGAAACGATACTGGAGGAGCTTGTCGGCGAACTGCACGACGAATTCGACGACGAACTTCCGATGGTCGTCGTGAAAGGGGAATTAACGTCCGTTGACGGGCGTATTCTTATTGAAGACGTGAATCATCTGTTCGGTCTCGATATCGAAGACGAAGAAGTGGATTCGATCGGCGGCTGGTTGTTTAACCATCTTGAAGGCAATATCTCCAAAGGCCAGAAAGTGATCCACGATAGTTACGTGTTCGAGATCGCGCAAACCGAACGCTTGCGAGTCCAGCGGGTGCATATCTATAAAAATAAAATCGCGCTCGTTGATCCGGCAACGAACGATTCGCAAACGACTGATCGGTTGAAATAACGGGGGAGTTTGGAGCCAAGAGGGGATACGCCATGCCGATTCGCACTCTGCTTTTGATGGTCGTTTCGCTAGCCTTTTTGTATTTATTGTTTACGGTAGGTGCGCCTTTCCTGTTAGCTCTCGTCGCTGCCATCTTCCTGGAGCCGTTAACTTCGTTGCTCATGAGCAAATCCCGAATGAACCGAATGGCGGCTTCAACGGTATCCAGCACTTTGTTTACGGTCATTTTGTTAGGATTGCTGGGCTTGATCGGGATGAAGCTAGTCAGCGAGCTCAGGGCTTTCTTCGATAAGCTGCCCATGATGCTTGAGAGCGCGAATGATTACATACGCGATTTAATAGAGCAAGCTCAGAGATTATCGAACAAAGGGGGAGCGCCGGTACCCGATCAATTGGAGCAATGGGTATCGAACGCGACCGGGGCTTTAACGCAATTATCAACGAAAATTTCCGGCGTTTTGTTCGGATTTGCTTCGGGCATTCCGGACTTCTTTATTTTCTTTATCGTATTTCTGGTTGCCGTATATTTATTTACGTTCAGCTTGCCGGTGATGAAGAGCTCGTTCCTGTCTCTATTCGAGGACAAATCAAGGTTGCAAGTCGAAGAAGTTCTTCAAAGTTTGCGCAGGTCGGTGTTCGGTTTTCTCCGTGCGCAATTGCTGCTTAGCATTATTACATACATCTTATCGTTCGCCGGATTGCTTATTATCGGGACGGGATATCCGCTTGCGATTGCGTTGTTGATCGTTGTCGTCGATATTCTGCCCGTGCTCGGAGTCGGATCCGCTCTTGTTCCTTGGGCCGTATACCAGTTGGCGACCGGAGACGTTTATACGGGTGTCGGCTTAATCTTACTCTTCTTGATCATTACGGTCGTTCGACGGATCGTAGAGCCTAAGATTCTCGGAGATGCGGTCGGCATAGGCGCTTTATCCGCATTGATAAGCTTATATGTCGGTTACGAACTCGTCGGCGTCATCGGAGTGTTCTTGGGTCCGATCGTCGTGATCGTGTTCATGGCGATGAAGAAGGCCGGATTGTTCGATTTCAAAATCAAGTTCCAGTAAATCGACGAAGGTATGAAGTGTCGGAAGGAGAGTCTCTCGCGGGAGGCTCTCTTTCTGTCTGAAGGAAGCGGTTTACATATTGTTTTATCATTGATACTATATGTTATATTATGTGTGTAATTGAAACAGAGAGGTGCTTAGATTGCTTCCTATTCAACGTAAGTCCGCCATCATCGAATATCTGTCAAAGGAAGGCGGATGTACGATCAAGCATCTTAGCCGAGCCCTGGACGTATCCGAAATGACGGTTCGTCGGGATTTGAAACAGTTAGAATCATCAGGCCAAGTGATCTTATCTCATGGCGGCGCTGTACTCGCCCAGAGTTATGTCCACGAACCGGCAACGATCGAGAAGGAATCCCGGAACCAAGACGTTAAGGAGCGGCTGGCTTCCTATGCGATTAAGCACTTTGTAAGCGAGGGCGATGTGCTTATTCTGGAGGGCGGGACTACGGTAGCCCGGATGCCCCCTTATCTGCAATCATTTT
Encoded proteins:
- the yfkAB gene encoding radical SAM/CxCxxxxC motif protein YfkAB — protein: MQAISQPAAAAPFAPPAGWRALTPAYDPWDPIRSLQRFGRHELTSVEFTVTHLCNMRCEHCAVGDSLTMTEAPRVPMDLVFRRLDEVERLETISMTGGEPTFSMDTVRNVLIPLLKYARARGIRTQLNSNVTMDYERYELIAPFLDVMHISFNYTEAEDFHQVGFARTGRNVRLETTSKMYDRMIDNARKLSQGGLLVSAESMINYRTYNKITDIHRMIVEMGCQRHEVHPMYPSSFASGLPAITREQMFEAVETLLDNRNPDVWMLFGTLPFFACSENDEERRLVGRLREESNVTVRNDPDGRNRVNVNLFSGDVYVTDFAAVPAFGNIRNEKLDEVFANWREHPMQQAVNCHCPVANCCGPNLLVSDMYYRDADFTKRQAIP
- a CDS encoding hemolysin family protein; its protein translation is MYLELQWGLIFWNVVLVLFLVFLNGFFVASEFALVKVRQTRLTQLSNEGNVRAKYALKVNKRLDAYLSATQLGITLASLGLGWVGEPAIADLIIAPLLHEFGVTDETIIHTVAFTVAFCVITFLHIVLGELAPKSLAIQRSVGVSLWLSFPLLMFYRLFLPVIWFLNGTANRLLKLVGVEPASEHEAAHTEEEIRILMDQSAKSGIIDKDEMTLFDNVFEFADRVAREIMLPRTDMDCLFTNISYADNLKQVYLTKHTRYPVGLEDKDQILGFVHITDLLTADPDEEHDLKDFLRPILSVPESMEVSKILKLMQRKKSQVAIVIDEYGGTAGMLTAETILEELVGELHDEFDDELPMVVVKGELTSVDGRILIEDVNHLFGLDIEDEEVDSIGGWLFNHLEGNISKGQKVIHDSYVFEIAQTERLRVQRVHIYKNKIALVDPATNDSQTTDRLK
- the ytvI gene encoding sporulation integral membrane protein YtvI, giving the protein MPIRTLLLMVVSLAFLYLLFTVGAPFLLALVAAIFLEPLTSLLMSKSRMNRMAASTVSSTLFTVILLGLLGLIGMKLVSELRAFFDKLPMMLESANDYIRDLIEQAQRLSNKGGAPVPDQLEQWVSNATGALTQLSTKISGVLFGFASGIPDFFIFFIVFLVAVYLFTFSLPVMKSSFLSLFEDKSRLQVEEVLQSLRRSVFGFLRAQLLLSIITYILSFAGLLIIGTGYPLAIALLIVVVDILPVLGVGSALVPWAVYQLATGDVYTGVGLILLFLIITVVRRIVEPKILGDAVGIGALSALISLYVGYELVGVIGVFLGPIVVIVFMAMKKAGLFDFKIKFQ